Below is a window of Bombus pyrosoma isolate SC7728 linkage group LG14, ASM1482585v1, whole genome shotgun sequence DNA.
TTCACAAGTACATTGTTATTACATTCCTTTCTTTAAACCATTATTAGTATGATAATCATTAATCTAATTACCTTTGAAAACAGGTCGTATCatcaaagaaaaaaggaacagagGAAAAACAGGGGGAGAGAAATATTACACACGTCATTATTGTGTATACGCTGTTCAAAACGAAAAAACGGTGGTCGTCGGTATATTTGTGTGTgttgtgtgtgtatgtatgtatgaagGGGTGTATCATGGACGCACCCGCGCGTATGTACGTGTGTTATTAGTGTGTATGTAAGTATGCATTTATAAGCTAAACGGAGCACAGCTGCAATTGCCGTATTAATCTTCGGTAATTATTcacgataattaattctaatatgttaataaaacgatattacgttactacagattaacgatataatattcgCACGACCGAGATTTAGATTCCCATACAGAATCGGCGCATCTTGAGTCTACTGGGTCTCTGAAATTGTATCTTTCAAGACTTTTATTGTTTGGTATTCGGGAACCGATTCGAACAGTCGAACCCGCACGCACTTCTCTCGTTGAAAGTAAAGTTACACATAAATACGACAGTATCCCTATTATCTCGTATCAAAAAGCATTATGATTATACGGCGGAAGAATATTTAGACGATATCGGTAaaacacacgcacgcacatcGTCGCCATCTTCGGGTGTTACTTCATACGCTAGACGGCAAAAATTATCATCGCATAATATCGAACAACCGTTCTTTGTCATTTACAACACATTTTTTACACGCATCACGAAACTCGGTTTTTGCTTGAACAAACTGAGATTTTATCCGAGGCGCGACGATGAAGGAATATCGCGCATGATGCCGATTAAACGCAGGACCACTTTTCTCTccatttcttatatatatataagtatataaaaatatatatacatacataaacataagaaaagacagaaaaagaaatgggGGGAAGTGAACAATTAGATATTGACGAACAAATGTTTGAACGATGCTCCGATTTTGTGATTACGACACGTTGTCGAAAAACACCCATCTAAATTACGTTACAAAAAGGGACCCGatgtatattctatattatatttgcgACTGTTAATTTCATACTTTCCAATTCTGCTTAATGCGCTCTCTGTACTATGATTAAACTtcaaatcgatcgatattcttGCTATCAAATCTCGATATTCGATGTATTACTGAAAGAACTCTTGCTTTTCTCCGTTTACCACATTAGCGGTCGCGATTAAGTTCTTTTTACTTTAGAAGCGTGTGGAAGTTTCGTACGATCGAGAAACAAGAATACACGTTACGTGCGCGTCATCGTCACAGAAACGGCATCGAACACGACGcgacatacatacatacatatatacatatacacatgcgtgtatgtatacatacacatacatgtttatacatatacacacgtatgcatctatgtatgtataggGTTAATAGCATCGTCCTACCAGCAGCGTTCTTCGACATATTACATCAGTTTTCACGACCATAAAGATACGGAATTTGTTTTTAAGCATTTGtgataatattagtaatacTCGCATTTTGGTAAAGAATTGAATATAATTCAGGAAAACGAATTGAGTCGCGTTGAAATTGTTTCGGTAGGAGGATGCTacgacaaatatatatttttcttacattaaaagagaaaattctcGACATTACTGAATCGAGACACGCGTGAAAAAACTTCATATAGGTCCAATGAGGGAGGTTTACGGAAGGAAAGCGGGCGAACGTCACGACGAGATGCGTGTGCGCTTACACATatacacgcacgcacacactcgcgcgcgcgcacgtatgcatgtatataaaatgtgtgcaagggaatttttttttctttctttttttctttttttttaaaggaaaattgGAGGAGAAGTggcagagaaaaagaaaaataataatgaaaggaGGTGTAAAGGCGACGGCATAGAAAAAAAACCtgtaaattcaataaaatactttatcaTTCTGTTTTTTGCTTGTTTAAATCGTCCGTATCATTTTTTgctttttgtcttctttttttttatttttaggaGGATGGGCGGGGATTCTCGTCTAAATAGCGCATTACGGGGAGAGTACATGTTTTCCGGATAGAGCGGGCGAATGGTAGATCTTCGCGCGTGCAGATCGACAGACATAGACGGCCAAGAGTATCTCGGTCCCGAGGCTTCCTGCTAGCGACAGACACAGACCCGACACACAGAGACAGACAGACCGACAGAGACCGATCCGAGCCCGACGCGACGATTTAGTATGGTGCGAACCGGCGCGACGGCGATGGCCCTCGTAATCCCGGTCTGGTAACCAAAATGAATCTACGTCAGTTATACGAgatcgataaaaaagaaatcgggAAAAAAACCACACGAGCTAAGAGAGGAACAACTTGTGAGATACAGAAAGGGCGGATAGGTAAGTAGACAAGGGTGGTACGTTGTATTATAtcatatgaaaaaagaaaaatcgtactATCTACGTACCGACAGAGAGAACGATTTATATacggtatatatatatataatttttttttaaggtaCGGGGGGAAAGATAGTTACTCATGGGAGAAATTTGATGGAAACACCGTAATGAGTACGTTTTTTCCTCGTTATTCTCGCTAATTATTTTCGGCAACGTGTATTAGTAGCACTGTATACTTTTTATGCCaacaaaaattactaaaactttcaagttatatatatacattctaCCAGCACTCTCCggttttctcttctttgcaAAATCCACACACCACCGCCTTTCtgccttcttttttcatcaatGTTCTCTTGTTGTTTCAATTGATCCGGTTAAAATAGTGGATAAACAGGTGGATAAAGGTAAATTAAATAGATCGTAACACTGTATGACTGTAATTGTAACGAATTTTCACCACAATTAAAGTTTTCTACATTTCCACGTGTCAGCAAGCTTTAATCTCAATCTGGTACTAACTGTAATTTTGTCAGTACTTTCCCAATAACCGGGAATAAtaagagaatataaaaaaagaaaaggcaaTTTGGCGCATCGTGGCATACAGAGAAGAGAgcataattaattcaattgacAATCGAATATTTGGACACATTTCAACACACAAATTCAGTGTGGATCAATTTTTAACCCGAATTGACACGTCTACTTACCTACGCTCTTCAAATGAATCTCGGCTGAAGTCCTCGTACATGCCTCTACTATAACAgcggtataataaataatcgaaactACGAATGATCAAAGATCAATATATACACCATACTTGCTCCCTTGTCCAAGGCTTAACTTTGTGAATTAGTCCCTGTATAATGGATAATGCAAGAAAAATTGTCGCGTGCTGCCTAATATGACTGTTAAAAGTAGTTAAAAAAAGGTCGGAAATGGTTCGGCAAGAAACTATTTTCATAGGCAGTTTTACGTTTAGacaatgtacaaaataaaggAAGACGCTACCATCGACCAAATATGACGACGAGCACAATCactgaagaaaagaagagaagaacgtATTTATGGAACAGACGGATACGTACATGAAATATGCTCGTGTACAATTACGGAAGATGCTATTTATCCACGGTTAACTACCTATCCATCCAGATGCACATTTGAACATCAACTGACGAATATACATTGCCCGAATGAATCGTAATTATTCGGAAGAATGCTTGTGcaaacgtatgtatatacggATTAAAACTTGAACCTGCACAAGGTGGCGCGCATTCGCATGCTAACCAGATATCTACCCAAAACAACGAAACTATTATCGCTTCAAAATTAAACAACTAATCGTAAATTCGACTCGGACTTATTTCTCTTATATATGTTGTTCGTGTATGTGTAGTTTTGTATATGTGTTAAGCTACGCGTACTTAAATTATATCCAAAATATCTGAATGCAAGCAGTAACCAAGTATTTCTATCCGCTTTATTTCATACGAGGTACATTTACTAGAaggaaaacaaattaataaatggaCGCGTAATTTAAGATTCGCAATGATAAGAACATgggatctttctttttctctctctcttcttttttttggcCAGTCATATAAGGCAGGCAGCGTTAGACTGGATTTTTAACCCATgcgattttcaaattataaatcagTTTATATAACCAGAACGTAACGAGCCATTTGCAGCCCAGGCTGGGATCATGTAGGATAATAAGGTTACATGCAACAACAAATTCAAAGTATTCAGAAAGATTGAGAAATTCAATCAACTCTGTTTTCTATTTGAAAGTTTGCGAATGGATTTACATACATGAAAAGCTTTGAACCTCGTGAGTAGAAGTCAGCTTCAAGAACTTATGGATCGTAATTTTGAAGCAAATTCTTCCCCCTATCCAtctatctctctttttctcgccctctctctcttttttctcgcgtgcgctctctctctctctctctctctctgcatAAATTTGTGTATTTGTTCACGTGTATATGTGTGCATATGCACGTATGCAGAATAGGTATGTACTCGTGTCAATGTGTACACGCgcgttttcataattttttgcatatctttcCGCTTCGATATTGTAATACACGGGGCCGGTTTCATGAAACTTCCACGGATAACTTAACATTTCCAATCAATTCGAagtgcaattttataaatcaattaatacaatttttatccttACGTTGCAACAAcgtaattttactaaaattaagATCGATAAAGCTTCGTATGAAACTGAAAtcagagagaaaagaaaaaagaaaaaaaaactgaaAGAAAACGATCATACGTATATAATCATAGTGTCGATaacgtaagaaaataaatttttcgttttaataaacgtaaaaacgaattacttaaaaattaaagaattacaCACTTTCCCCCGATTACTTGGAAACAGAAATAACTATTGAAATACACGACGTGTGCATCATAACTTGCTTTTCCTCCTTCTAACATACAACTCGAAACTATCTATGACGCTGTTCGTAATTTGTTTCTCCACGATACACATTTTACGATTTACAACCTTCCGTTGGTATCGAAAAATtacgattgaaaaatttgatgaaattactTTGAACCAAGACTACATTGAAACTGATGCGCGTTTAATAGAATGTTTCCGAAGCGTATCTATGAAACTGGCCTTAACAACTATTAGAAACGCCGACATACAAACAAACTTACTGTCCAATGCGTCTGGAGAGCTGGTTTCTACTTACGAGACATTTCAAAGACAATCGATAGGCGTCGTTCCTGAAAATCGCGCCAgcccttttttttcttttcttttcttttctatctaCAGCGTATGAGAGTTTGTTAGAATTGTAGGATCGCATCCTGGCTCGCGGTAGTGCGATCAAGAAATCTAGTTCGCATTCCTTAGGAACGTTTCTTCATCCCAGGCCTCCGCGCCACTCCCGGTTGAGTGATGTACGTAATAAGGAGCGCTTGAAACACAAAGGATTTATGAGAGACATACAGGCCAATCTCGCAGTTAACGCCATGGATCAAGAGAGTCTATGAACAGGGACATCCCTAGAAGAGCAGTCGACATGTTCAAGGTACGATCAGTCGAGACTCGGATTTTGTTGGCACCGAGGAAAACAGAAGCTGATGAAGTACAACGCGCCAGCGACAAGAACGAGGTATGACTACTCGCTAACAAAAGTGGTCAAAGACTTACTCTTGCACGACTTGAACGCTGGCCCGGGACTGTCTCTCTAGGGTTGCCCGCATTCATGGACAAAGATGGTACGCAGCCTGAGGTGCACTGAAATTTAGAATGTACAGAAACGTCCAAGCGTCATGATACACATTAGCATTTTATTACACAGACTCTGCACTCATGTGGGCATCGGGTCGACAATCTACATggattggaaaaatattgattgCTGTTTCAACTATGTAatgcaacaaataaaaattatacgtgTAATATACACGATACGACTATATGTTACCGTATATGCATACGTATATGCATAATCATGAATATATACGCTTGCGTGTATACGTACACACATATCgtgtgattttatttaaaaaaaattgaaacagacGAAACAGATGTAATAATGtggaaaattaacgaaaattgTATAACAATGATCAAATGTGAAAAGGCAGcttcgaaattttttatcgcgaaCAAAATAACCTGAATTTGCCCGATGCAATTTAGAAATGGCCATTTTTccacaaaataatatatacccGAGAGagagatttgaaaaatatgtgtGAGATCGAGAATAcacaagagaaaagaataaaatacacgaTAAAGTACTCTTATTTGTCGACGAATAACCGAATCCCAATTCGCATGAGCTGTCAATCCAGCCTGGAACGTTCACAATGTTAAGTCGGACGAATGGGCAGTCAATAAATTGGCTCTACTCACCTGAACCGGCCATTGTTGCCACTTGGAGGGGGTGATCGGCGGCTGAACATGCCATACTCGTTACCACGGGAGAAGCCAGTGTCGCGCATGGATCCCATACCTAGAGGAGGCATAGGAGGCATTGGGTCTCGTCTTGGGGGTAGAGGTGGCATTGTCATTGGTGGAAAGTCAAGCCCGCACATGGAACTTCCCATGTCACAGGGCCCTGTCATACCCGTAAACCGCCTCTCGTAGAGATCCCTGGTGTCCTCGAAGCCTCTCCTGTCATAGTAGCTTTCGTAATCCTGCAATACAGATAAAGAAACATATTGTTACGGACGATCACAACTATACAACAAATTTCTggtttttctgtttttcttccttccccCTACTAAATGCTTCTATTCTCAACAGTtactaaaataagaaaaagagaactACTTACTCCAAAGCGGCCACCACCCATTAACCGATCCCGAAGGAACGGTGGTGGCGGCGGTGGAGGATACGGGTCGCGTCCAAACATTCGGTCTCTGTATCCGTTTCTATCCGGTCCTCCTCCCATTCCTCCTTTTGGACATTCCTTGGACCAATGGCCGCCGCGACCGCATCGATAGCACTGTTCAGGATCCCCCATTCCTGGCCTTTGTCGTACTCTGCTTGTAGAAATTTGAACCTTCATCGGTTGACCATCCACCATTTGTCCATTGAGTTCCTTGATGGCATCGTTGACATCACCTGTTGCTTCTAGATGGACGAATCCGTAATTTCTCACGATATCGCATTCTACAACGGTACCATACTTGGCAAACAACTCGCGCACTTGAGGCGCTTTCGTATTATCTGTGAGATTGCCAACAAATATTTTGGTTGTAGGAGTATTAGGTCCCTTACGACTCTTTGCAGCCTCACATTTGATCGGCTGTCCATGAACTATATGTCCattcaaattttgtatcgCATTTCTCCCTGCTTCTTCATTCTCCATAtgctgttaaaaaatatattataacatatttgtTGTATGAATGTATTAAAGGCTCGTCGAATTTGGGCCAAGATGTAACTATCCAACAGAGTTATATGTgtaaaggaaagaggaaacgatagatcaaacaaaatattgtaGTAAAAGTATACATTACATGGAATAAAGAAACTTACCACAAATCCGTAATTTTTGACCACATCACATTCTACAAcctttccatatttttcaaataatggTTTAATATCGGCATTTGATGTTTTGTCGGCTAAATTaccgataaaaattttaaatgtgcCAACGCTACTAAAACCCGGCATTTTCGGCTCGTTCTAGAACctaatttcaaaagaaaaagatatttcgaatattactCGTTACTGacttgtacaatttttccaaacatacagtatatacaaaataaatactatGTTGCAACAACACTAAAAAACtatctaatatatttagaatattcatGACTTTTTGCATTTGCATTTGTTGCTAACATGATTAAACCAACACACGCCACTCAACATTACTCTATCCCAcgtattttcaacgaataatTAACTTGCTGTAATATGACTTTCATACatgttacattttatattgaaatatatatttacaagcTTTCACTTTGTACAAAGAAACATAGCTTCAAAAAATTGATTCATGATATTCAATGGTGACGCGATTGTTTAGATTCCCCCTCTAGTGCACTTTTTCCACCATTTTGCTAACGATCTAACATTTCGAATTTCGAAGGTCATCAATTTTGCCAAGATATTTCACTTGCGCATACGAATATTAGCAGATACAATCAGTTtgataatttctaaatatagggtaatataatttttttcaatttttacttcGATACGGCAATGAAAAGGTACACAAGCCGCGAACAAGTAGTGCGTTATAAAATACGTAGTACAGACAGCGTACCGACCTTGTCGAAATGGCGCACCAAATCTAGAAAATGTCTGTGGTAACGATCACCCTCTAATTATCATGTATAAATTTACGTTCAAACACCATACGCTTTCTCACACTCACCGAAGAATACTGcgtattattttcaacaaacGATTTAACCAACGCTGATAATAGGCACACGACTTTATACACGAGAACGCAATCTAACAATGGCGTCTCACTTGCCGCGTCCGCTAGTGCGCAAGATGTTGAAGCAGTGGCCCCTATCGGAAAACTGCAGTACAGCAGACCGTAAGAATGAGGTGTCCAAAAACCTATCACGAACATACCTTCAACTATATTTCGTTCATTAGAAATAAGTTAACGCGGGAACTATTTCTACGCTACACTTATTTTCCTTCTTACCAATGTTAATCTTACGTTTTATCGCTCTTGGAATGGGATAGGttaaatttccattctttGAGCataatatatggaatataatcTATGTTTGTTCACATGCAATATTGGAACATTAAAGCATGTATTAAGGACTATTCAAGCTGTATTGAGGTTGCGTTCGATACACGTTAAAAACGTTTTACTTGTTAcacatatttaattacattaaaagttacattaaaaattatttttttgaaattcttcttgTTCTATTAAAAGCTTAGTAAACAATTTGGaagtaaatgaataataatcattatataaattattacactATTAAAGACGATTGTAGAGCTTTGTACTATTTTGCTAATACTACTGTATACGAACGTTATTAATACTTGCATAAAATTCTATACGataatatatactatttcTACAATTCAAACTACGTATGATCCTTACGTGTGATGGATTTCAAGACTAAATCTATACCAAATCCATATCTCATTGTATGattctaaaatatatgatattatatatataatatatagtatacaaGTACTATGTAGAAAATTACTATAGggtaacaaaattaaaatttactggACGAGCAACGTGCGACAAACCGTATGTATCAGGAGTTCAACTGGCATCAGTTTATTTGTGCATGATATACAAAAACAATTCGACGATAACTATATCGCATGCTATTAGatataaattagtttttacgttttaataacaaaagagaattatttatataagatGCTATGGTATTAGGAAACTGAATAAACGTGAAATGGCGTGCTTCATGTATCTTCATGTCGACGCTACGAACCATAACTACATAATCTCAATGTTGCAACTATGtaactataaatttatatctatatgttattttaatcttataataaatcatatatgAAATATGGGGAAAGTATTAAAACACTTACCAAGTCAGTATTTCCGTAAAACAATCCGATAAAACACAACGGCAAACCACACGCTTTCCTACGTAAAAAATGGCGGATCGAAACAGACTGGGAAGTGGAAAGCTGCGCGGCGTCTCTTTCAATACGAAACTCAAAGTCGCCAactgttgaaaataaaattttctattagaaAACCAAATGCCTATTCAAAATTGGTATGTGTACACGTGTTTGATGTCACTAAtatgatacaaattttaatttaatcaactGATCATTTTTTTCGTAGATATTGTAaggaattacatttttaatctaaATACTTTATACAACTAGAGTAGAagataaaactatataatttaGAACTAGACTGCGGagttttatgcaaattcgtaaaaaataaaattttcgtaaaaagaTTGCCTTACCtaccaaatattatagaaagcaCTATACCTTGGGTagtttatttactttttcatattatatgcattctgtGGAATTTTTgcgcttttaaatttcctataaatgctTAAAAtccgtaatttatttataacaatatcgatttttcttactttacTTGTGTTTAAGAACTTctaaaagttaattttatagttaaaatggtttctattatttttattccatcgtACTAGTAGCAATATTTAATTCTGTATAACTTCATAATATAATCATACCACACTAAATGTGTAGGTATTGATTTTCtatctataaaattgtttctattttgatgaccaatatttttttgtttcgtatatttacaacaaaacttatagaaaagaaaattcccTTGTAGCGCATAACCGTTGCTTAGTTATATAAATACTCACTTGCAACATCCTATGTaatcatattaaaaatgttgcacATGCACGGAAAAGAATAGTATTGAATTTAATActtgtgaaaaatataactttaattatttgcAATCAACCTACTATTAGCTATAATTTTAACATAGATACAATccattttcatagaaaatttacgAACTCACCAAAGATTGACTTGGAGCACGTAATTTGTTGTATGTGACGACAATCTGTAATCAGTTAAAATTTggatacataatattaaaaagataattttttaagaattgtcgatgaaaatttttataatttctaattcttgTAAATTTTACCGATCCGCTAAACAATTTTGTAGAACaaatcgatatatttatatttttatcaaaataatattaaatcttacaaaatactttcatgaataaaattgcattGCCAAAACGTAGCTTTGAAATTTAACAATCAACGAactaaacgaaataatatgaCATTTGttaacttaaaaatataaattatatactacAATGTAGATAATACAATATCATATAAAGAGACACAGTATTTAACGTCAAAATCAACACAACGGAAAAccatattaatgaaaaataattttcctatcTTAGAAGTCAATAATAAGCgtagtaaaaaaaatgtatggaAACTgaatattactaaaatttacCTCGTATCCTGAGGTATTCTGAcatataagaatatttcaaatatttatattttacaatcgctacatatttcatacgtttttaatatatagatCGTCTTTATATCTATAAACGACTTAAAATTTCATGTATCCTGCAAGATATCTCattttctgaataaaattgtacactCATTGTAGTATTACACCTTTCAATGACAATCATATCAAAAGCATATGAATATTATAGATTAACACGATTCTGTTAATGGTGGGATTTTAATACGTATAAATTCGTAACATTGAATAgatacgataaatttaaatgctATCAACAAAACGGTGTTTTCACTTTTCTATAGATTCTtgctattaaatttatttgaaatgtttctGTTTAGCGTTCATGCACGCTTGTTTTTTTGGctggaaaaaaaattattctttctaaGTAGTAGCCACTGTTGAATacatattcaataaatttcaacacAGTGAAGGCGACAAAACATGGACATATCATGTTTTGTCGCCTTTcacataaaaacaaaagatatacacatatacaacgttcattcataatttctttcttcttaactCACAATTGATCATTCATTTGATCATACAAATTCGCACATTCATacattttcatgtatttttaaatcttaataTTCAGTCTTCAGGCTTGCAGTCTGTCAATAAATCTATGTACACCGGGTTATTTACAAgggaagaaattatttttcagctACTAGCGATAAGATAGAACACATCCGACGAATATCGTCGAACGCTATACGATTTTAATAGCATTATCAATATGTAGTTTTGATATTGTCTTTTTCACACGTAGCGCTGTTAAACGAACGGCTGGATTTGCGTGCCAACATTCGGTTATCAGCTTACTCAGCGCAAACAGAATCTGTAACAAAAggcaaaaaaattttttaatataaaaaacgtTTTACTAAGAtgttattatgtaaaaatatgattaactCTATTCTTACTGAATCATTTTCCCACCGCGCTGGTATTATTGGACGTAATCGTTTTACGCAAACTGCTAGTCGCATATCTTCGAAGTCTGGATCACTTGGAACAACATCATGGTATGGCAAAGCATATGGTTCCACCATAGAGCTTTTGCTACCTGTAATGCATCTTCTGCAAGCTTCCCAAAGCACAAGACCAACAGAATACATATCTGCCATTTTGAAAGCATCAAAGGAAGATGTGTTTAAGGTTTCATCCAAAACTTCTGGAGCCATATATCGACGAGTACCCACTCGTGTATTAGGTGCAATATCAATTTCTCCACTTTCActgtaaataaaacattacacTCCTATAACTTTGTGTATATAGTGCAAATACTAAATCAAGTCTTACAatgattatttcattctttcatacatacatatagatatCTACAAACATGCACACGCATGTTTTGCGCAATCACCACGATAACGATAATACATTTccaaattacaatatttattatttaccttATATATCTTACTGCCAAACCAAAGTCAGCAATTGCACATTCACCATTCTTTTTCACTAAAATGTTTCTACTTTTGATATCTCTATGAGCTATAGCAGGCTTTCCACGTGTGCCAAAGATCTCTGTATGAAGATGAGCAATTCCAGAAGCAATTGAAAGACATATTGCTAAAAGGCTAGGGTGATCTAGCACAGTAGTTTGGAGATAGTCATATAACGAGCCTCTTTCATGATAATctgtaattaataacatttgtgTCCAGGATCCTGTGCCTTTGATATCAGCAGCAATAAAACCCAAAATATTATCATGTCTCATTAACACTGTTTGATAAATCTCAGTTTCCCGAAACCAAGATGCTTCTTCCaatgtaaaaaatactttCACTGCCACTTTTTCTCCTCTCCATCTTGCAAGCCATACTTCACCATAACGTCCCTTCCCAACACACTGAGACAAGGCTAGTTGCTTGGCAATAGTTCGTTGTACTAAAAGAGGTAATCCTGATCCAGAGCCACTACTTTGATCGATAAAGTCTTTAAGCGTTCCCTGAGAAGGCACTAGGCAAGGgcccctttcttttcttctgtatCTGTGATATATGATCACCATAGCTATTGAAATTACCATTAAGCATATAAACAAAATG
It encodes the following:
- the LOC122575167 gene encoding RNA-binding protein lark isoform X5; translation: MPGFSSVGTFKIFIGNLADKTSNADIKPLFEKYGKVVECDVVKNYGFVHMENEEAGRNAIQNLNGHIVHGQPIKCEAAKSRKGPNTPTTKIFVGNLTDNTKAPQVRELFAKYGTVVECDIVRNYGFVHLEATGDVNDAIKELNGQMVDGQPMKVQISTSRVRQRPGMGDPEQCYRCGRGGHWSKECPKGGMGGGPDRNGYRDRMFGRDPYPPPPPPPFLRDRLMGGGRFGDYESYYDRRGFEDTRDLYERRFTGMGSMRDTGFSRGNEYGMFSRRSPPPSGNNGRFSAPYYVHHSTGSGAEAWDEETFLRNAN
- the LOC122575167 gene encoding RNA-binding protein lark isoform X8, with the translated sequence MPGFSSVGTFKIFIGNLADKTSNADIKPLFEKYGKVVECDVVKNYGFVHMENEEAGRNAIQNLNGHIVHGQPIKCEAAKSRKGPNTPTTKIFVGNLTDNTKAPQVRELFAKYGTVVECDIVRNYGFVHLEATGDVNDAIKELNGQMVDGQPMKVQISTSRVRQRPGMGDPEQCYRCGRGGHWSKECPKGGMGGGPDRNGYRDRMFGRDPYPPPPPPPFLRDRLMGGGRFGDYESYYDRRGFEDTRDLYERRFTGMGSMRDTGFSRGNEYGMFSRRSPPPSGNNGRFRTR